In Cloacibacillus sp., the genomic window CCCGATCGTCAGCAAAATATCAAAGCTCCCCGTCATCGACATGGCGGTGGGCGTGGCGCTCGGCGAGAGGCTGCGCGATATGCCCTACGGCACGGGGCTCTACCCGGAGACCGGGCAGTGGAGCGTCAAGGTGCCGGTATTCTCCAACGACAAGCTTCCGGGCCTCGATCCCAAGCTCGGCCCGAGAATGATGTCCACCGGCGAAAGCCTGGGCGTCGCCGGCAACCTGGCGGACGCGATAATGGACGGCCTCAAGGGCTCCGGCTGGCTGCCGCCGGCGGTGGGGCGTATACTGATGAGCATCGCGGACAGTGAGAAGTCCGAGGCGATGCCAGTCGCCTCTCAGTACAAGATGCTTGGCTGGGAGATCGACGCGACGGAGGGCACCGCGGCCTATCTGAAAAAGTGGGGCATCGACGTCAACCGCGTGGAGCGCGAGGAGCTTGTGCACCGCCTCCGCGCCGGCGAATGGGACCTCGTGCTGAACATCCCCGGAGGCAACGAACGCCACATCGCGGATGGGGCGATGATCCGCAAGCAGGCCTGCGCCGCCGGAACACCGTGCCTGCACTCGATCGCCGCGGCCTGGGCCGTCGCCGCCGGGCTCAACAGCCGCTGACCGCACGCGGCGCGCGGAGAGTGCCGTTTTTAGAGGCGGCGTTTCTTCGGCTCCGGCGGGATTTTTAATAATAAAAACTACAGACGGGCGCTCCCTAATCATGGGGAAGCTCCCGTCTGTTATTTTATCCCCGGCGCGGAGCTCTTTAATTTATGATAAGTCCGGCCAGTCCGGCGGCGGCGATTATCATCACCAGGTTTATCTTGTATCTTCGCGCCGCCAGCAGGGAGGCCGCAAATAGGACGAACGCGGCTTTGTCGATGGTAGCCGCGCCCGAGGCCGTCCGCGCGGCGAGCGTTGAGAGCGTGATTGTCGCGGCGGCGGATAGTATCAGCCCCGCGGAGGCCGCCTTGAGCGGGCCGAGAAGTCCCGCCGTAAGAGTAGAGGCGCGGTTTTTTATCAAAAATGAATAGAGGAGGGCGGAGATGACCACCCCCGAGACGGTGCATCCCGCGGTGGCGGTCAGCGCCCCCGCGATCCCCGCCGCCTGCACGCCGACGAAGGTGGAGGCGTTTACCGCGAGCGGGCCGGGGGTCATCTGCGAGATGGTGATTATATCGGCGAATACGCGCGCCGTTATCCAGCCGCGCCGTTCGACGATCTCCTGCTGGATCATGGGTATCACCGCGTAACCGCCGCCGACGCTGAAGAGGCCGACCTTGAAAAAGGATGCTAAAAGCTGCGCCAGCCCGCTCATGCCGCCGCGCGCCCCGCTCTTCTGACGATTCGCAGCAGCGCCGTCAAAGCGCAGGCGGCGAGAATTATCCCCGCGCCGATCTTCAGGAAAAAACTGGCGATGAATACGGCGGGCATCATCAGCGTCAGCAGCGGCGAGCGCTCCCTTATGACCGTCCTCGATAGATCGATGACAAAGTCGGCGATGAGGGCCGCGGCTCCTGCCTGCATGCCCCTCAGCGC contains:
- a CDS encoding chromate transporter; this encodes MSGLAQLLASFFKVGLFSVGGGYAVIPMIQQEIVERRGWITARVFADIITISQMTPGPLAVNASTFVGVQAAGIAGALTATAGCTVSGVVISALLYSFLIKNRASTLTAGLLGPLKAASAGLILSAAATITLSTLAARTASGAATIDKAAFVLFAASLLAARRYKINLVMIIAAAGLAGLIIN